The Deinococcus koreensis genome window below encodes:
- a CDS encoding NAD-dependent epimerase/dehydratase family protein, which yields MDILILGGTKFVGRHIVEAFLQGGHRVSILARGQSPDELPAPVERLRGDRGEAGGLNALQGRRWDACVDVSGYTPAAVRASAERLREQVERYVFISTASVYAHPERHPVREDDPLLPPSADDVNEVTGETYGPLKVRCEEIVQEVYGERATILRPQIVAGPFDHTARYPYWVDRAARGGEVLAPGDGTDHVQVIDARDLGRFSVKIVEGGIGGVFNLAGPRLSWAEFLQVAGAAPVTWVGVHELRAHSLGFRELPLYLPDNDAQGGLMDVDNSRARAAGLTLTDPAQTARDTRAWSAGAGLEYALSPEREAEVLAALRGA from the coding sequence ATGGACATCCTGATTCTGGGCGGCACGAAGTTCGTGGGCCGGCACATCGTGGAAGCCTTCTTGCAGGGGGGGCACCGGGTCAGCATCCTGGCGCGCGGGCAGTCGCCCGACGAGCTGCCGGCGCCTGTGGAGAGACTGCGCGGCGACCGGGGCGAGGCTGGTGGGCTGAACGCCCTGCAGGGCCGCCGCTGGGACGCCTGCGTGGATGTCAGCGGCTACACGCCGGCGGCGGTACGCGCCAGCGCCGAGCGGCTGCGGGAGCAGGTGGAGCGATACGTGTTCATCAGCACCGCCAGCGTGTACGCCCACCCCGAACGCCACCCGGTGCGCGAGGACGATCCCCTGCTGCCCCCCAGCGCCGACGACGTAAACGAGGTCACGGGCGAGACCTACGGCCCGCTGAAGGTGCGCTGCGAGGAGATCGTGCAGGAGGTCTACGGCGAGCGGGCGACCATCCTGCGGCCGCAGATCGTGGCGGGGCCCTTCGATCACACGGCCCGCTACCCCTACTGGGTCGACCGCGCGGCGCGGGGCGGCGAGGTGCTGGCGCCAGGAGACGGCACCGACCATGTGCAGGTCATCGACGCCCGTGACCTGGGCCGCTTCAGCGTGAAGATCGTCGAGGGCGGGATCGGCGGCGTCTTCAATCTGGCCGGCCCCCGCCTGAGCTGGGCCGAGTTCCTGCAGGTGGCGGGCGCCGCGCCCGTGACCTGGGTGGGCGTCCACGAGCTCAGGGCCCACAGTCTGGGCTTCCGCGAGCTTCCTCTCTACCTGCCCGACAACGACGCCCAGGGCGGCCTGATGGATGTGGACAACTCGCGGGCGCGGGCCGCCGGCCTGACCCTGACCGACCCGGCCCAGACGGCGCGCGACACCCGGGCCTGGAGCGCCGGGGCCGGCCTGGAGTACGCCCTGAGCCCCGAGCGCGAGGCCGAGGTGCTGGCCGCCCTGCGCGGCGCCTGA
- the dnaA gene encoding chromosomal replication initiator protein DnaA, with translation MSQEIWADVLGYVRRNISEVEYHTWFAPVKNLGVQEGSLVLGVRNSFAQEWFRKHYLELLEDALRSLGAENPAVSFQVLPAQQEAMLLPSDPPPAPAGRAQGLGSASPSPADNRKVLNPKYTFENFVVGPNNNLAHAAALAVAESPGKAYNPLFIYGDVGLGKTHLMHAVGHYMSERFPEKRIEYVSTESFTNDLINAIRDDKMTLFRNRYRSVDLLLVDDIQFLAGKERTQEEFFHTFNALYENHKQIILSSDRPPKDIQTLESRLRSRFEWGLITDIQSPEFETRVAILKMNAEHNRIDIPQEVLELIARQVTANIRELEGALMRVVAFASLNNVPFSRAVAAKALSNVFAPQEVKVEMIDVLRQVASHFNMPPDVIRGSGRVREVVVPRQVAQYLIRELTDHSLPEIGQFFGRDHSTVMHAISKVTEQLGKDMEVTGAVTTLRRKMQGLEDEGLDA, from the coding sequence ATCTCGCAGGAAATCTGGGCGGACGTGCTGGGGTACGTCCGCAGAAATATTTCAGAGGTGGAATACCACACCTGGTTCGCGCCCGTGAAGAATCTGGGCGTGCAGGAAGGCTCGCTCGTGCTGGGCGTACGCAATTCCTTCGCGCAGGAATGGTTCCGCAAGCACTACCTGGAGTTGCTGGAAGACGCCCTTCGCAGCCTGGGCGCCGAGAACCCGGCGGTCAGTTTCCAGGTGCTGCCGGCCCAGCAAGAGGCCATGCTGCTGCCCAGCGACCCGCCGCCCGCCCCCGCCGGCCGCGCGCAGGGCCTGGGATCGGCCTCGCCCTCGCCGGCCGACAACCGCAAGGTGCTCAACCCCAAGTACACCTTCGAAAACTTCGTGGTGGGGCCGAACAACAACCTGGCGCACGCGGCGGCGCTGGCGGTCGCGGAGTCGCCGGGCAAGGCCTACAACCCGCTCTTCATCTACGGGGACGTCGGGCTGGGCAAGACCCACCTGATGCACGCGGTCGGCCACTACATGTCCGAGCGCTTCCCGGAAAAGCGCATCGAGTACGTGTCCACCGAGTCTTTCACCAACGACCTGATCAACGCCATCCGCGACGACAAGATGACGCTCTTTCGCAACCGCTACCGCTCGGTGGATCTGCTGCTGGTCGACGACATCCAGTTCCTGGCCGGCAAGGAGCGCACGCAGGAGGAGTTCTTCCACACCTTCAACGCGCTCTACGAGAACCACAAGCAGATCATCCTGAGTTCGGATCGCCCGCCCAAGGACATCCAGACGCTGGAATCCCGCCTGCGCAGCCGCTTCGAGTGGGGCCTGATCACCGACATCCAGTCGCCGGAATTCGAGACGCGCGTGGCCATCCTGAAGATGAACGCCGAGCACAACCGTATCGACATCCCGCAGGAAGTGCTGGAGCTGATCGCACGGCAGGTCACGGCCAACATCCGTGAACTGGAGGGCGCCCTGATGCGGGTCGTGGCCTTCGCCTCGCTGAACAACGTGCCCTTCTCGCGCGCGGTGGCCGCAAAAGCCCTGAGCAACGTATTCGCGCCGCAGGAGGTCAAGGTCGAGATGATCGACGTGCTGCGGCAGGTGGCCTCCCACTTCAACATGCCGCCGGACGTCATCCGCGGCTCCGGCCGGGTGCGCGAGGTCGTGGTGCCCCGGCAGGTCGCCCAGTACCTGATCCGCGAGCTGACCGACCACTCGCTCCCTGAAATCGGGCAGTTCTTCGGCCGCGACCACTCCACGGTGATGCACGCGATCAGCAAGGTCACCGAGCAATTGGGCAAGGACATGGAGGTCACGGGCGCCGTGACGACCCTGCGCCGCAAGATGCAGGGCCTGGAAGACGAGGGTCTGGACGCTTAA
- the dnaN gene encoding DNA polymerase III subunit beta: MKANVTKKTLSEGLGLLERVIPSRSSNPLLTALKVEASEAGLTLSGTNLEIDLSCFVPAEVRNPQNFVVPAHLFAQIVRNLGGELVELEITGNELAVRSGGSDFKLQTGDLGAYPPLSFPTHADVSLNAEELARSFSSVRYAASNEAFQAVFRGIKLEHRPEGARVVASDGYRVAIRDFPADGNGRNLIIPARSVDELIRVLKDGEARFTYGDGLLSVTTDRVRMNLKLLDGDFPDYERVIPKDIKLQVTLPATALKDAVNRVAVLADKNANNRVEFLVSEGKLRLAAEGDYGRAQDTLDVTQGGIEPAMSLAFNARHVLDALGPIEGEAELLFSGSTSPAIFRASGGGGYMAVMVTLRV; encoded by the coding sequence ATGAAAGCAAACGTCACCAAGAAAACTCTGAGTGAAGGACTCGGCCTGCTCGAACGGGTCATTCCCAGTCGCAGCAGTAATCCTCTGCTGACCGCCCTGAAGGTCGAGGCGAGCGAGGCAGGACTGACGCTGAGCGGCACGAACCTGGAGATCGACCTGTCGTGCTTCGTGCCGGCGGAGGTACGAAACCCGCAGAACTTCGTGGTGCCGGCGCACCTGTTCGCGCAGATCGTGCGGAATCTGGGCGGCGAACTGGTGGAGCTGGAAATCACCGGCAACGAACTGGCGGTGCGCTCCGGCGGCTCGGATTTCAAACTGCAGACCGGCGACCTGGGCGCCTATCCGCCGCTCAGTTTCCCGACCCACGCCGACGTCAGCCTGAACGCTGAGGAACTCGCCAGATCCTTTTCCAGCGTGCGCTACGCCGCCAGCAACGAGGCCTTCCAGGCGGTCTTCCGGGGCATCAAGCTGGAGCACCGGCCTGAGGGCGCCCGGGTCGTGGCCTCGGACGGCTACCGGGTCGCCATCCGCGACTTTCCCGCAGACGGCAACGGGCGCAACCTGATCATCCCGGCCCGCTCGGTCGACGAACTGATCCGGGTGCTCAAGGACGGCGAGGCGCGCTTCACCTACGGCGACGGCCTGCTCAGCGTGACCACGGACCGTGTGCGGATGAACCTCAAGCTGCTCGACGGCGATTTTCCCGACTACGAGCGGGTCATCCCCAAGGACATCAAGCTGCAGGTCACCCTGCCCGCCACCGCCCTGAAGGACGCCGTGAACCGCGTGGCTGTCCTGGCCGACAAGAACGCCAACAACCGCGTCGAGTTCCTGGTTTCCGAGGGCAAGCTGCGCCTGGCCGCCGAGGGCGACTACGGCCGCGCCCAGGACACCCTGGACGTCACGCAGGGGGGCATCGAACCCGCCATGAGCCTGGCGTTCAACGCCCGGCACGTGCTCGATGCCCTGGGCCCGATCGAGGGGGAGGCCGAGCTGCTGTTCTCGGGCTCCACCAGCCCCGCCATCTTCCGCGCGAGTGGGGGAGGCGGCTACATGGCCGTCATGGTCACGCTGCGCGTTTAA
- the eno gene encoding phosphopyruvate hydratase — MNIEKVIAREVLDSRGNPTVEAEVHLDSGFRGRAIVPSGASTGTHEALELRDGGSRYLGKGVQQAVKNVNEALGPAVVGLDASDQLGIDAALMALDGTPNKGKLGGNAILAVSLATARAAAEELGIPLYRYLGGSNAKTLPVPMMNVINGGAHADNSVDFQEFMVMPVGAPSFREGLRYGAETFHELKKVLSGRGYNTNVGDEGGFAPDLKSNEEALEVLLEAIQRAGYEPGEDICIALDPAVTELFKDGKYHLKGEGRELTTAEMVDFWADWASRYPIISIEDGLAEDDWDGWQALTAKIGDKVQLVGDDLFVTNPERLQRGIDTNVGNAILVKVNQIGSLTESMDAIELAKRHHYGTIISHRSGESEDAFIADLAVATNAGQIKTGSASRSDRIAKYNQLLRIEDALGERAVYPGRKALR; from the coding sequence ATGAACATCGAAAAAGTGATCGCTCGTGAAGTGCTGGACTCGCGCGGGAACCCCACGGTCGAGGCCGAGGTGCATCTGGACAGCGGCTTCAGGGGCCGCGCCATCGTGCCCTCGGGGGCGAGCACCGGCACCCACGAGGCGCTGGAACTGCGTGACGGCGGCTCCCGCTATCTGGGCAAGGGCGTGCAGCAGGCCGTGAAGAACGTGAACGAGGCCCTGGGGCCGGCGGTGGTGGGTCTGGACGCCAGCGATCAGTTGGGCATCGACGCCGCGCTGATGGCGCTGGACGGCACCCCGAACAAGGGCAAGCTGGGCGGCAACGCCATCCTGGCCGTGAGCCTGGCCACCGCCCGCGCGGCCGCCGAGGAGCTGGGCATTCCGCTCTATCGCTACCTGGGCGGCTCGAACGCCAAGACCCTGCCGGTGCCCATGATGAACGTCATCAACGGGGGCGCCCATGCCGACAACTCGGTGGACTTCCAGGAGTTCATGGTCATGCCGGTAGGCGCGCCGAGCTTCCGCGAAGGCCTGCGCTACGGCGCCGAGACCTTCCACGAGCTGAAAAAAGTACTCTCAGGGCGCGGCTACAACACCAACGTCGGCGACGAGGGCGGCTTCGCGCCCGACCTGAAAAGCAACGAGGAAGCGCTGGAAGTGCTGCTGGAGGCCATCCAGAGGGCCGGTTACGAGCCGGGCGAGGACATCTGCATCGCCCTTGACCCGGCCGTGACCGAGCTGTTCAAGGACGGTAAATACCACCTGAAGGGCGAGGGCCGCGAGCTGACCACGGCCGAGATGGTGGACTTCTGGGCTGACTGGGCGAGCCGCTACCCGATCATCTCCATCGAGGACGGTCTGGCTGAGGACGACTGGGACGGCTGGCAGGCCCTGACCGCCAAGATTGGCGACAAGGTGCAGCTGGTCGGCGACGACCTCTTCGTGACCAACCCCGAGAGGTTGCAGCGCGGCATCGATACGAATGTCGGCAACGCGATTCTCGTCAAGGTCAACCAGATCGGCTCGCTGACCGAGAGCATGGACGCCATCGAGCTGGCCAAGCGCCACCACTACGGCACCATCATCAGCCACCGCTCGGGCGAGTCCGAGGACGCCTTCATCGCCGACCTCGCCGTAGCGACCAACGCCGGGCAGATCAAGACCGGCAGCGCCAGCCGAAGCGACCGCATCGCCAAGTACAACCAGCTGCTCCGCATCGAGGACGCCCTGGGTGAGCGCGCGGTGTACCCCGGCCGCAAGGCGCTGCGCTAG